A window of Bacillus sp. DX3.1 genomic DNA:
CAAGATGACCAAAGATTATATCCATATGTTGCCGAATTAATAGAGTATTTTGAAGGGCAACGTAAGATTTTCACATTACCTATTGATATTAAGGGTACTCCGTTTCAATTATCAGTTTGGAAGGCATTACGTGAAATTCCTTATGGGCAAACCTATTCATACTCTGATATTGCGGAGTTGATTCAAAGACCAAAATCGGTACGTGCTGTTGGAGCAGCTATTGGCGCCAATCCAGTTTTGATTACAATTCCTTGCCATCGGGTCATTGGGAAAAATGGAAAATTGACTGGTTTTAGGGGTGGTTTAGAAATGAAGAAGTATTTATTGTTATTGGAAAAAGTAGGGGTAGATATGAGAGATGGAACCGAAAGTGCCTAGTTGTATTAAGGAACGCATTGTATTCCTTGATTGGGATGCGTTGCAACATTCTCTAGACGACCATGGCTATGCCACAATTCCAGCCTTATTGGACAAAGAACAGTGCCAGAGAATTATAAATATATATGATGAAGATTCATACTGAAAACAAATTTCCAGCTTCCAAAAGTTCAACACATAAAAGAAATGTACATAAAAACTGAGATAAGAGAAAATCATATAAGGGTACAAAAAATGCAATACAGGAGGAAACAAAAATGCCACAACAAATTGATATTAACCAATTAAAAAAAGCTCAAGCAGCAGTATCCCTTTCTAAGGGACTGATTACACAAGCAATTGAACAATCTGCTGCAGATCAAGTACTATGTGAGGAAGCTTTAAAACAAGCTTCAACTGAGATAGCTCAAGCTCAAACCTTTGTGAGTCAAGTACAATCATCCCTTCAAACACAGTCAGCTCAACAATCAGAATAAAATCAATCTGATATGAAAAGAAAACACTGAAGATAGTAATCCAGCGTTTTTAGATTTAAAAGAATTTTAAAACCCAGATAGTAATCTAACACTATCTGGGTTTGTTTCTTTTATGCTTTTTCTTCAAATAACCGCGCTATCTCGATAATAACTTGAACAGCTTTTTCCATATTATCTACAGAAATATATTCAAATTTACCGTGGTAGTTTTCCCCACCGGTAAAAATATTTGGTGTTGGCAGACCCATATACGATAATTGGGAACCATCAGTACCACCACGGATTGGTTGGATTTTCGGCTCGATATCGAGGTTTTTCATTGCTTCATAAGCAATATCGACAATTTCCTTGACCGGTTCAATCTTTTCAAGCATATTGTAGTATTGATCATTCATCTCGAGGATAATATTTTCAGCACCATACTTCTCCTGCATCTGATTCGCGATTGCTGCCACTTTTTCTTTTCGGGCAATAAAGTTGTTACGGTTAAAGTCACGGATAATATAATTGGATTGACTTTGTTCAACATCACCATTTATCGAGATAAGGTGGTAGAATCCTTCATAACCATCTGTATACTCTGGTGCCTCTACTGCCGGTAGTTGCTCGTGGAACTCCGTCGCTAGCTTATTTGCATTGACCATTTTATTCTTGGCTGTACCAGGATGAGTATTGTTTCCTTTGAAAATAAGTTTGGCACTTGCAGCATTGAAACTTTCATACTCTAGTCCCCCCAGCGGTCCACCATCCATCGTGTAAGCAAATGTTGCCCCAAAAGCTTTCACATCAAAATGTGCTGGTCCACGACCAATTTCTTCGTCAGGTGTAAATGCCACTCTAATTTTCCCATGTTTGATTTCCGGGTGATGCAATAAATAGTCCATTGCGGTCATAATTTCCGTAATTCCAGCTTTATCATCTGCGCCAAGAAGTGTTGTTCCATCAGTAGTAATCAATGTATGCCCTTTATAAGAAGGCAACTCCGGGAACATTTCTGGCGTTAAAATAACGCCTAATTCCTTGTTCAGTGTAATCGCTTTACCATCAAAATTTTGATGGACTTTGGGCTTAACATTTTCCCCTGTAAAATCTGTTGCAGTATCCAGGTGCGCTAAAAAGCCAATCACCGGTACCTGCTTATCCGTATTTGCAGGAAGTGTCGCCATCACATAACCATTCTCATCCATCGTTACTTCTGATAATCCTATCTCTTTTAATTCTTCCACTAATTGTTTAGCGAACTCAATCTGCCCAGATGTTGATGGTACTGTATGACTTTCTTCACTGGATTGTGTGTCTACTTTGACATATCTTGTAAAACGTTCTATGATTCCTTGTTTCATGCTAATTCACTCCTTTTAATGTTATCTCCCTTTATTATAGACCCTGCTGCACAATATTTTTATTTATTTCAACTGTAATTGTACTACTATTCTCACTACATCTAGTATCTCATATCCTCCTTTACAAAAAACACAAAAAACTCCCGTTCCTATAAAAGAGACGAGAGTTAACCCGCGTTGCCACCCTAGTTGAAAGCATAAACATATATACTTTCCCCTTAAAACATTAACGACCTTTTAGCCGGAAATGATTACTACCTTCATAATGAAGCGTTCCACATTTTTCTCAAGGATGGATTCATACTTGGTATTGGAAAACAGACATATCTATATAAATCCATTTTGATTTTTCGACATATAAGCCGCGGCTATGGATAACAAAAGGTGACCTGCACTCGTTTACTCTCTTTGTTTTCACTTCGCATGGGGCAGGAAAAGGATTTGACCGCTTCTATGCATGAACGGATGCTCTCTCCCACCTAAAAAGAAGGGGTTTATGTCGGTTTTTAAATTTGTATTTATATATCTCATCGTTCCTTGTAATACGTTTCACCATAACACTTCTATACACTTTCTCACAACAAAAGACATTCATCATATTTTAATTTGTTTCATTTTGATTGTACGTACACGGCGATATGTTCTAACATTAACAATAAAATCATTGAAAAACTACTCTGTCAGGCTTTCATGAAAAATCTAAAAAAGCAGACCTTTGTTACATAATAAAGGTCTGCTTTCATGTATTATTCCCCTAAATCCACATTGTGGTACACTTGTTGCACATCTTCTAAATCTTCTAATGCATCAATCATTTTTTCAAATTGTTCTTGTGCATCTTCTGGAAGTGTTAGCTCATTTTGCGCAAGCATTGTTAATTCTGCAACTGTAAATTCAGTTATACCAACATTCTTGAATGCTTCTTGTACTGCATGGAACTGGTCAGGTTCAGCATAAACGATAACCGCTTCATCTTCTTCTAAAATGTCACGTGCGTCTACATCTGCTTCCATTAATATTTCAAGCACTTCATCTGCTGTTTTACCTTCAAGGCCGATGACAGCCGTTACATCAAACATATATGTTACAGATCCATTTACTCCCATGTTACCACCGTTTTTACTAAATGCAGCACGCACATCTGCCGCAGTACGGTTCACGTTATTTGTCAGTGTATCCACGATTACCATTGATCCATTTGGTCCGAAACCTTCATAACGAAGTTCGTCATAGCTTTCTTCTGAACCACCTTTTGCTTTTTCAATCGCACGGTCAATAATCGTTTTCGGTACACTGTAAGTTTTTGCACGCTCAAGTACAACTCTTAAAGTTTGATTTGATTCTGGATCTGGTTCACCTTGCTTTGCTGCTACATAAATTTCGCGTCCAAACTTTGCGTATATACGACTCGTATTTGCATCTTTTGACGCTTTTTTTTCTTTAATATTGTTCCACTTACGGCCCATTCTGTTCCACTCTCTTTCAACTTTGAATCTACACAAATATATTACTATGAAATACTATACTTCTTCAACATAACGATAATGAATTCGTTACGATTTCATATTATTGACAAACAATATGAATTGAAGATGTTGCATTCATTCACTAGATTCTATTATACCTTAATTTTATAATTTATCGCGAGTTTAATATTGAACTCCCCGTGACTAAAGTCGCAGTATTCGAAAAAACAGCGTATTTGTTTAGTCTAATATCTACACGGATTGCATGTTCGATATCAATAGAAATAGATAAAGTGAAACTTTTATCAGTGGGGAGTTCTTCATCCCTCACTGATAATTAGCCTTCACCAATCGGGCTTTTACGGACAGTTATCCCCCACCTATCTTCTTTGTTTCTCTCTGAATCTTGAGATGGAGTTCTTACTGACCACGAATAGCAGGATAAAAAATAAAGTTATCTAAAAAGATAATTTTATTCTATATAAATCCATTTCGCTTTTTCGACATATAGCAGCGGCTATGGATAACAAAAGGTGACCTGCACTCGTTTTCTCTCTTTGTTTTCACTGTGTCTAAGTAGGAAAAAGATCTGACCGCTTCTATGCATGGCCGGATGCTCTCTCCCACCTAAAAAGAAGGGTTTTATGTCGGTTTTTTAATTTGTATTTATATACATATAAAAAAGAAATCTTTATTATTCAAACAACTTTATTTCAATTTTAAAGTAAAGATTTTTATTTCATTAAAACATAATGTCCATATTAATCATTTTTAGCAAGGCGATGTTTTTCAAAAAATGTTTGTACATATTCCATAAATTCTTTTGGCTCTTGACGGAATGGGGCGTGATAACCTTGTTCAATAATATGGAAGGTACTATTTTTTAATAATTGATGATATGTTTCGCCGTTTTTCCATGAAACGCTTTTATCATGTCTTCCCCAAATAATCAAGGTTGGCACATGAATTTCATTCGCATCGATAATAAGGCGACGCTGCCGCATTTTACTCAATTCTGTATAATGTTCTGTATCCTCACGTTTATATTTCACTTTATTTTCATGATAGTCTGTAATTGCAGATACGGTATGTAAGTCAGTCGATAAATTGGGTTTTATTGATCCTTCTCCTTGCTGCAAGGATTCTATCCCTGTTGCATCAGATAAAATAAGATGTGTGATTGCATTTGGATATAAGTACGTTAAATTGAGAGATATTTCTCCCCCCATCGAATGACCCAATATCACAAACTTATCATAGCCTAACTTTTTCATTAATTTATAGTATAAATTTGCTTGGTTTGGAAATGAATATTGAAAATCCATTGGCTTCGAAGAGTGACCGAAACCTAAAATATCGACCGCGATAATAGTATGATCTTTTGCTAATTTCGGATAAATATCACCAAAGCCATTAGAGGAACCTCCAAAACCATGAAGCATAAGTAAAGGTGGTTTATTTTCACCAATTTGTTTAAAATATATCGTTTGGCCATCAATTTCTACCATTTTTTCTTTTGTATTCAATTTTGTTGCCATTGTTTCTTTCACTTGTTTTGCCTTTGCTGTTGGTTTTTCTATAACATTACAGCTCACTAATAATGCGAGAGCAAGACAACTAATTATATAAAGCTTTAATCGTTTCAAATTCAGTTTCTCCTTTCTAATCTATTGCTGCATCCAGCATAGCAAGTAACATATTCCAATTATCAGAAAATTGGAGTGCTTATCATAAGAGGTGAAATAACAGTTTCTTAAAACTACGAGAGTTGTAGCTACTTTGGAGATTAGATTGAGAATATGGAATGTGTACGAATGCATGCCATCAAATTCATTGACTTTAATTTTTACAGGCATCTTATATTCCCTCACTTTTTTATTATCACTCTTTATTGTAACTTAATCAGTTACAATAAAGATAAAAAAATATGTACAGTAATTGTAAAGATGCTACTAGTTTTCATATTTATCGTCTTTGTTGTAATCATTATAGTTACAACTAGAATAGAAGTCAACTCTTCTTCACACAAATTTATACAAACAATTCTAACCCCATTAAAATAAGAAGATTACGAGCTGCTAACGCCTTACAAATACCTTAATACAAGATAAATACTCCAACGCATGTAGTAACATATTTCATTTAAATTCTTTAAATAGTAATGATTGCACAAAAAAACGCCGTCTTTTTGCAAATTTATTTACCAAAAGAACAGCGTTTTTTACATATAAAAAATCGTGTGAATTTTTTCTTGTTAGCACTAGGGACAAAATCCCTTTTAGTTTTTTTTCATTACTTTTTCCTTTAGGAAACGATCTACATACCCTTCTGCTTTTGCAACGAATAAGTAAGCACCCATTGCTAATAAAGCAAGATCTAGTTCATATCCAGGATTCTTTCCATCTCCTAATAACCCAGCAGCTCCATTTACCTTTACAATTGCTCCAACTAAAATAAGTGCAAATAATAATCCAACATATCTTACACCTAAACCGATAATTAATAACACACCACCGACTAATTCAAATGTTGCTACTCCATATGCAAAGCCACCTGGTAATCCCATGCTTGTAAACCAGCCTGCAACGTTATCAATCCCTGATTGAAACTTTGCTAAACCGTGCGCAAAGAACGTTACCCCTAACACGATACGAATAATTAAATTCCCAATATATTGATTCATTTTGAACTCCCCTTTATTGTTTTGTAATAAGAAACTTTTATTTACATAACAAAACATACAGTATGTTTTGTTATTCGTCAATTCTTTTTTGAAAGAAAGTAAAAAAAGAAGGTCGCCGTTATATGAATGTTAATTAACAGAAAGACGGAATAATTATTATGAATATTGGTTCTGCAATACACGAAATACGTACAAGAAGCAGCATTACACTCACACAAATTTGTGAAAAAACAGGACTTTCAAAAGAGTTCTATCGCAAGGATAAATCATATTCAGAACAGTATTATGGAAGGTTAATGCTTCAAAATGAATTAACTTTATTATTACTAAACACCTATTAAAAATTTTTATTAATAAATTTATATATTAATATAAATGACTTGATTTCTCAGACTTATTCATCTGATATGTAT
This region includes:
- a CDS encoding methylated-DNA--[protein]-cysteine S-methyltransferase, with translation MELKNNQTLHWTLFVHEQWNIHIATTSEGLCFVGSQNKDFEELSNWAKNRFPQHILVQDDQRLYPYVAELIEYFEGQRKIFTLPIDIKGTPFQLSVWKALREIPYGQTYSYSDIAELIQRPKSVRAVGAAIGANPVLITIPCHRVIGKNGKLTGFRGGLEMKKYLLLLEKVGVDMRDGTESA
- the pepT gene encoding peptidase T yields the protein MKQGIIERFTRYVKVDTQSSEESHTVPSTSGQIEFAKQLVEELKEIGLSEVTMDENGYVMATLPANTDKQVPVIGFLAHLDTATDFTGENVKPKVHQNFDGKAITLNKELGVILTPEMFPELPSYKGHTLITTDGTTLLGADDKAGITEIMTAMDYLLHHPEIKHGKIRVAFTPDEEIGRGPAHFDVKAFGATFAYTMDGGPLGGLEYESFNAASAKLIFKGNNTHPGTAKNKMVNANKLATEFHEQLPAVEAPEYTDGYEGFYHLISINGDVEQSQSNYIIRDFNRNNFIARKEKVAAIANQMQEKYGAENIILEMNDQYYNMLEKIEPVKEIVDIAYEAMKNLDIEPKIQPIRGGTDGSQLSYMGLPTPNIFTGGENYHGKFEYISVDNMEKAVQVIIEIARLFEEKA
- a CDS encoding YebC/PmpR family DNA-binding transcriptional regulator, whose product is MGRKWNNIKEKKASKDANTSRIYAKFGREIYVAAKQGEPDPESNQTLRVVLERAKTYSVPKTIIDRAIEKAKGGSEESYDELRYEGFGPNGSMVIVDTLTNNVNRTAADVRAAFSKNGGNMGVNGSVTYMFDVTAVIGLEGKTADEVLEILMEADVDARDILEEDEAVIVYAEPDQFHAVQEAFKNVGITEFTVAELTMLAQNELTLPEDAQEQFEKMIDALEDLEDVQQVYHNVDLGE
- a CDS encoding alpha/beta hydrolase, yielding MKRLKLYIISCLALALLVSCNVIEKPTAKAKQVKETMATKLNTKEKMVEIDGQTIYFKQIGENKPPLLMLHGFGGSSNGFGDIYPKLAKDHTIIAVDILGFGHSSKPMDFQYSFPNQANLYYKLMKKLGYDKFVILGHSMGGEISLNLTYLYPNAITHLILSDATGIESLQQGEGSIKPNLSTDLHTVSAITDYHENKVKYKREDTEHYTELSKMRQRRLIIDANEIHVPTLIIWGRHDKSVSWKNGETYHQLLKNSTFHIIEQGYHAPFRQEPKEFMEYVQTFFEKHRLAKND
- a CDS encoding DoxX family protein, encoding MNQYIGNLIIRIVLGVTFFAHGLAKFQSGIDNVAGWFTSMGLPGGFAYGVATFELVGGVLLIIGLGVRYVGLLFALILVGAIVKVNGAAGLLGDGKNPGYELDLALLAMGAYLFVAKAEGYVDRFLKEKVMKKN